A part of Bacteroidia bacterium genomic DNA contains:
- a CDS encoding LUD domain-containing protein — protein MKNSILSRIRQNKPPEVALPEIPQFDRPAGALKNLFEETLKKVGGQAVNLSPEETFADWLNNRFPDARNTAGALLESWKGNVELTSISDPHELENLDVMVMEGEFGVAENAAIWVTETALGHRAAPFICQHLVIFLSAEQLVWNMHEAYERIGSGDTGFGLFISGPSKTADIEQSLVIGAHGPRSLTVVWG, from the coding sequence ATGAAAAACTCCATTCTTTCCAGAATCCGCCAGAACAAACCGCCCGAAGTCGCCCTACCGGAAATCCCGCAGTTTGACCGGCCTGCGGGAGCGCTCAAAAATCTGTTCGAAGAAACCCTCAAAAAAGTAGGCGGACAGGCTGTGAACCTCTCCCCGGAGGAAACCTTTGCCGATTGGTTAAATAACCGTTTTCCCGATGCCAGAAACACCGCAGGCGCTTTATTGGAATCCTGGAAGGGAAATGTAGAACTAACCTCCATCAGCGACCCGCACGAACTCGAAAATCTCGATGTCATGGTCATGGAAGGCGAATTTGGCGTGGCAGAAAATGCAGCGATCTGGGTAACGGAAACAGCGCTGGGCCATCGTGCTGCACCCTTTATCTGTCAGCACCTGGTGATCTTTTTATCTGCTGAACAACTCGTCTGGAATATGCACGAGGCTTATGAGCGAATCGGTTCTGGCGATACCGGTTTTGGTTTATTCATTTCCGGTCCTTCCAAAACTGCCGATATAGAGCAGTCGCTGGTAATAGGTGCGCACGGCCCGCGAAGTCTGACGGTGGTTTGGGGTTGA
- a CDS encoding glycosyl hydrolase: MSTSDTLLLATGKGLIVYRRVKGKWLFSGDFFQGFSVSTVLADDRTGYWWVALDHKHWGQKLHRSRDEGKTWEEMPAPVYPKGEEIRPGLPATMKYIWTIAKGGKNQPDRLYLGTEPGGLFSSDDGGETFTLNQSLWNHPTRPEHWFGGGRNHAGIHSIVVDPRDEKHIHIAVSCAGVFASKDDGQTWEMKHNGLKADYLPNPYPEAGYDPHLLLACFSEPDILWQQNHCGVYRSVNGGDNWQEITSPDGSNYYGFALGIDHNNPHVAWVIPALSDKIRVAIDRSLFVQRTDDGGKTWQTFRTGLPQGNCYDIVLRHALAVSGDELAFGTISGCLYISSDRGESWKMINHSLPRIFSAVFV, encoded by the coding sequence ATGAGCACATCTGATACATTATTACTCGCAACCGGAAAGGGATTAATCGTTTACAGGCGAGTAAAGGGAAAATGGTTATTCTCCGGCGACTTTTTCCAGGGATTTTCGGTGTCTACGGTGCTTGCCGATGACCGTACCGGTTACTGGTGGGTAGCACTCGATCACAAACACTGGGGACAGAAACTCCATCGTTCGCGCGATGAGGGAAAAACCTGGGAGGAAATGCCCGCACCTGTTTATCCCAAAGGAGAAGAAATCCGCCCCGGGCTTCCCGCAACGATGAAGTATATCTGGACCATTGCCAAAGGCGGCAAAAATCAGCCAGACAGGCTCTATCTCGGAACAGAGCCGGGCGGGTTGTTTTCCAGCGATGATGGAGGAGAAACCTTTACACTCAACCAAAGCCTTTGGAATCACCCCACCCGACCGGAACATTGGTTTGGCGGAGGCAGAAACCATGCAGGCATTCACTCGATTGTCGTTGACCCACGCGATGAAAAACATATCCATATTGCAGTGAGCTGTGCAGGCGTTTTTGCGTCCAAAGACGATGGCCAAACCTGGGAAATGAAACACAATGGGTTAAAAGCCGATTATTTGCCTAATCCTTACCCGGAAGCGGGTTATGATCCACATCTGCTCCTCGCATGCTTTTCTGAGCCCGATATTCTATGGCAGCAAAATCATTGCGGTGTCTATCGCTCGGTGAATGGAGGAGATAACTGGCAGGAAATAACTTCTCCTGATGGGAGCAATTACTACGGATTTGCGCTTGGCATTGACCACAATAATCCTCATGTAGCCTGGGTAATACCGGCACTCAGCGACAAAATACGTGTAGCTATCGACAGGTCGCTATTTGTGCAGCGCACCGATGACGGCGGTAAAACCTGGCAAACGTTCCGAACCGGGCTTCCTCAGGGAAATTGTTATGACATTGTACTGCGGCATGCATTGGCAGTCTCTGGCGACGAATTAGCATTTGGGACTATTTCCGGTTGTTTATATATTTCCTCCGACAGAGGTGAGTCGTGGAAAATGATTAATCACAGTTTACCCAGAATTTTTTCGGCAGTTTTTGTGTGA